TTAATACACTGATTATCAATAACTTAAATTCGTGCCAAAAATCTAAATTTCCAAATAAAAAACACCATTTCCAAAATATGGACAATATTTCGCGTCTAAAATCATCTAAAACATGACGTGCATCTCTAACTGATTTAACACTAATTAACTATTTCATCCCAATGGTAATAGTTTACTTTGCAGCGCTGTTCTATTAAGCCATGTTATTAAAATCAACCTATTGCCTGTTTTCCATATTATTCATGCTCACCGTTGGTGCGCACGCACAATCATCAGAAAATTCAGTAATCTATGATGGCAAGGGAGTGGATAGTCTGAAAATGGGCACGCTCACCTCGCTGGATGTAAAACAGATGCTGGGAAATGATTTTATAGCCACCAACCATAGCGATTATTCTATCGAGCTATTTTATCCTAAGCTGGGGATGGCTTTTTACCGCAAATATGGGCCTGATACCGGCAAGATCTTTTGTATGTCTTTCCGTAAAGATTACCTGGGCAAAACATCGCGAGGGTTTAAAATGAGCAGCATGACCGTGCAGGATATACTGCGCCTGTATGGTAAGGCCAACTGGACTTACCTGGAACGCGACAGCGCCGTTTACGCCAGTTATGAGGAGGCAGGTATCTACTTTGCTATTAAGCCCCGCGGTATACCGCCAGCAAAATTCAATGCGGAAAAACCCGACGCCGCCCTTGTTAAGGCCCGGAACGACTATTTTATGAACTTATACTATAACGATCAAGTGGAAGAAATTACCATTGGGGTGCCAGGAACGGACTTTTAGCCTGACATTCCATTTTTTGGAATATCATTAATCAACTCAACTAACGGGAGCAAAAGATAATGTGATGAACCATTAGTGTGGCCATAAGCATCACAATCATGAATAACGTCTTTAGCGCCTCCCGTTGGTTGAGTTGGCATAGGAGCTATAAACAAGAAAGGGTTAGCCTGCAGGCTAACCCTTTCTTGTTTATTATAAAAGCAGAAGCTTATTCGTTAATAGCTTTTACACCCGGTAGCTCTTTGCCTTCCATGTATTCAAGCAAAGCACCACCGCCGGTTGATACGTAGCTTACTTCGTCGGTCATACCAAATTTGGCTACTGCCGCGGCAGAGTCGCCACCACCAATTAACGAGAACGCGCCTTTTTCTGTAGCTTCAGCTACTGCATCAGCAATGGCTTTGGTGCCTACCATAAACGTATCCATCTCGAAAACGCCCATCGGGCCATTCCACAAAATCGTTTTTGATTCAGCTACGGCTTCGCTAAACACTTTCACTGTTTCCGGACCGATATCCAAACCCATCCAGTTATCAGGAATTTCGCCGGTTTTGGCAACGCCGGTTTTAGCGTTATTGGCAAAAGCATCGGCAATAACGTTGTCTAAAGGCAATAACAAATTTACGCCTTTATCTTTTGCTTTCTGGCGGATGCTCAGCGCAAGATCAAGTTTATCCATCTCTACCAGCGAAGTACCAATGTTACCACCGTCAGCTTTGGCAAAGGTGTAAGCCATACCACCGCCTATAATCAGGTTATCAACCTTATCAAGCAGGGCATCAATCAACTGGATCTTATCTGATACCTTGCTACCACCCATAATAGCAGTTAAAGGTTTTGCAGAGCCGTTTAGTACTTTCTCGGCATTTTGCAGCTCGGCAGCCATCAGGTAGCCAAAGTATTTGGCATCAGGGAAAAACTGTGCAATAACAGCGGTAGAAGCATGTGCACGGTGAGCGGTACCAAAGGCATCGTTTACATATACATCACCCAGTTTTGAAAGTTTTTCGGCAAAGGCTTTGTCGCCTTTTTCTTCTTCTTTATAAAAGCGCAGGTTTTCCAGCAGCAATACTTCGCCGCCTTCCAATTCTTTTGCTTTATTTACGGCTTCTTCGCCAATGCAATCATTAGCAAACTCTACTTCCTGTTTCAGCAGGTCAGACAGGTGAGGCACCAGGTGCTTTAATGAATATTTATCGGTCGGGCCATCTTTCGGGCGACCTAAGTGCGACATCAGGATCACGGCACCGCCATCACGCAGAATTTTCTCGATGGTTGGCAGGGCAGCCGTCATACGGTTGTCGTCGGTTATCTTGAAGTTCTCGTCTAACGGAACGTTAAAATCTACACGGATAAGTGCTTTTTTTCCTGAAAAACTTATTTGATCTATTGTTTTCATACAGAGTTGGCTTAGTTGGTGCGTGGCGAATTTGGCAAAATAATCTTGAAAATGGATGTAAAAATTTAAAAGTGTTATTTGTACACCCAAATTTCACTGTATCTTAACGTACATTGCGTGGTGCGGCCCTATTCCAGGCACCTCAAACTCGTCTGAAATTACCTCAAAGCCCAGGCCCTTATAAAACTTAACCGCCTTTTTACGGGCGTTGCACCAGCAATAATTTACCTTTTGGCCGCGCATATATACCAACGCAAAATTAACCAGTTGGTTTCCTAATCCTTGTCCCCGGTATTTATCAATGGTAGCCATGCCGCGTAGCTGATACGCTTTCCCCACAAAATCTTTATACCCCATAGGATGAAACGAAGCGATGCACGCTAACTCCTCACCTACGTAGTAACCCAGATGAAAAGTCTCTGGCGCATCATCATTCGGGAAACGGCATTCGTCCAATGTTAAGCGTCCTTCGCGCAATACTTCATTGCGGATAGCCAATACATCGCCTGCAGTTATAAACTTGATCATGCCAGGTTTAAATTATTGATGCGTTCAACCAAATCAGCCAGCCTGCTGGAGTACCCCATTTCGTTATCATACCAACCCACCACTTTAACCAATCCGCCAACTACCGATGTGAGTTGCGCATCAAAAATGCAGCTATGCGGGTTATCTAAAATATCTGTAGATACAATGGGGTCTTCTGTATACTCCAAAATATTTTTCATCGGTCCATTAGCAGCGGCCTTAAACGCGGCATTAATTTCTGCTACTGTTGCGGGCTTTTCAAGGCTACAAGTAAAATCTGTGAGCGAGCCGTTCAGAACCGGCACCCGGATGCCGGCTCCACCCAACTTACCATTCAAACGTGGAAATATATTGGTGATGGCTTTAGCAGCTCCGGTTGTTGTTGGAATAATAGAGGCTGATGCAGCCCTGGCACGACGCAAGTCTTTATGCGGTGCATCATGCAGGTTTTGGTCGCCGGTCATGGAGTGCACTGTGGTAATATAGCCGTCTACAATCCCCCAATTATCTTCCAGCACCTTAATCATGGCGGCCACATTGTTGGTAGTACATGAGGCATTAGAGATGATGGGCGCTACCAGATGGGCTACGTCATCATTAACACCCAAAACGGTTGTTGGTAATTCTTTATCGCCAGATGGTGCTGAGATGATTACTTGCTTTGCTCCGGCCTTCAAGTGCTGTTCAGCCCCCTCACGCGAGGTAAACTTGCCGGTCGACTCAATCACCAGATCGACATTAAGTTCGGCCCAGGGCAAATTGGCTGGCTCTTTTTCTGTATAAACCTTTATCGTATTGCCATTAACAATCAAATGATCATCGCCAAAAGACACCTCGCCTTTAAAGCCACGGTGCACAGAATCATACTTAAACAAATGTGCCAGCGTACGGGTATCAGTCAGATCATTAATTGCCACCACCTCTACCCCGGGTTTTAACAGAATGTTCCGTAAAAATATGCGCCCGATACGCCCAAAACCATTAATTGCTATACGCATCACCTAAATAAATTTGAGTGATCAAAACTATAAAAAATGTAAGGGAGATGGCGGCAATAAAAGTCATTGTTATAACAAATTATGCCCAACGTATAACACAGCTAAACAAACAGATTTTTGAAGGAATAAGAATGACGCTCTTTACAACGGATAAGAAAAGTGATGGTCCACTTAAACAACATGCAAGCGGCGGCTATAACTAATATAACAGTGGTGTTGCCAAATTTGGTTAATAACAAAGCCAATGCAATAGATATAATGTTTACCGTAGCCAGTATAAGGGTAGCCTGAATGTGGTTAAAACCTAACAGCAGGATGCGATGGTGCACGTGGTTTCTGTCGGCCGCAAATGGCGATCCGCCGTACATGATGCGTAAGGTAAATACACGCAGGGTATCAAAAATGGGTACTATTAAAATAGCTACAGCTAGTGCCGGCACCGAGTAGATGTGCGATAAAGCAACATCAACCGTACGGTTAACTTCTATAAACTTAATGGCCATTACTACCGAAACCATACCCACCATCAGGGAGCCGGTATCGCCCATAAATATTTTTGCGGGCGTGATATTGTAGCGCAGAAAGCCAAGTAAAGCACCTACCATAGCCAAACAAATACCAGCCAGCTCATATTGGTGAATGCGGACAAATAAAATAGCAAAGGTTAAATTGGCAATAATACCGGCGGTAGCAGCCAGCCCGTCAATACCATCAATCAGGTTAAAGGCATTAATAAGAAGTATGATGGTAAGGATAGTAAAGACTACGCTATAAACATAATCAAGCTGAAAAACGCCCAATACGCCATAAAGGCTGGTTAATCTGATATTACCGGGGATAACCAGTATAGCGCTTACCACTACTTGCACCAGCAGCTTAGTGCTGGGATTAACGCCCGACAGATCATCTTTCAGCCCCATAGCAAAAAGTACGGTACAGGCCGCCAGCATACAGTTAAGCGGCAACTGCTGCCCGGTTATGCAAAAAAGCAACAAGGTGATAATAAAACTGGCAAAAATGGCCAAACCGCCAAGGCGAGGTATGCCCTGATCATGCTGCTTACGAAAATGTCCCAGATCATCATACAAATGGCGGGTGCGCGCAACATGCAGTATAGAAGGCATTGCCACCAATGAAATCAACATTGACGACAGCAGGATTAACGTATAATATAATAACTGATGATTATGTAAAAACTCAGGCATCCATCAACAAATATCGCTCGGCTTAAATTATTAATAAACCGCAAATATAACTAAAGATACATCAGCTTAAATATTGTTTCAACTTACGCAACGGTTTAATTATCAACACAAGAGCGGGCCAGAGAATACCATGCGTTTTCATGGCGCGATAATCGTTTTTCCAGGCCAAAATTCTTTTCTTCAAGTTGCCGTTACTCGCTCCGCCTATTTGCATACAAACCATTACCCGCGGCAGGTAATATACGCTGGATTGATGGGTGTGAATAAAGCGCAGCATTAACTCATAATCGGCAGCGGTACCGTAATTATTACTGTATGGGCCGAAATTGTCATACAATTTTTTTAACGCATAAAATGACGGATGCGGAGGCATCCACCCCCGATTAAACGCGCCGTGACGGTAGCCGCCAGATCGCCAGCGACGAGTAACCCGGCCATCGGCGTTAACAAAGTCAATATCGCCATAAACAACATCGCAATGCTGGGTTACAAAAGCATTGCCTACCTGTTTCAGGATATCGCCGGCCGCAAATTGATCATCGGCGTTAAGAATACCTATCACATCACCTGTAGCCAACTCCAAGCCTTTATTTATGGCCTGATAAATACCGCCATCGGGTTCTGAAATAAAGCGGGTAATATATTGGCGATACTTGTTGATAATTGGCAGAGTATGATCTGTAGAACCACCGTCAATTACAATGTATTCAAGGCCGGGGTGCTGCTGGTTAACAACCGACTGAATGCACCGTTCAATAGTAGCACCTGCATTATAGCAAACTGTTATTATTGATATTTTGATAGCCGTCACCCCGATAATTTTATATCTTAGAGGAAGCAAAAATATATTATTTTTGTAACCCTTTATTCATAAGCGCCGTTCAAAAAGATATTTATGTGTCTAAAAAAGCTGTTGTTGATTTGTGTTACAGTATTATTATGTTCATCGTGCGCCGTGCATCAGTCACACCTCCTTTTTGAGCAAAAAAGCGCTAATGTAGCAGATACAACCCATCTCCCCTCCTCTTTATCGGCTTACCGTATTATGCCTGATGATGTTTTGCAGATCAGAAACCTGCAAAGTACCGCTTATCTTACAGTTGGCACGGGCGCAACAAGCACCAATAGCGGCCCGGGAGGCGGCACAACCGGTGCTGGCGAAAGTTTTCAG
This region of Mucilaginibacter yixingensis genomic DNA includes:
- the pgk gene encoding phosphoglycerate kinase, which translates into the protein MKTIDQISFSGKKALIRVDFNVPLDENFKITDDNRMTAALPTIEKILRDGGAVILMSHLGRPKDGPTDKYSLKHLVPHLSDLLKQEVEFANDCIGEEAVNKAKELEGGEVLLLENLRFYKEEEKGDKAFAEKLSKLGDVYVNDAFGTAHRAHASTAVIAQFFPDAKYFGYLMAAELQNAEKVLNGSAKPLTAIMGGSKVSDKIQLIDALLDKVDNLIIGGGMAYTFAKADGGNIGTSLVEMDKLDLALSIRQKAKDKGVNLLLPLDNVIADAFANNAKTGVAKTGEIPDNWMGLDIGPETVKVFSEAVAESKTILWNGPMGVFEMDTFMVGTKAIADAVAEATEKGAFSLIGGGDSAAAVAKFGMTDEVSYVSTGGGALLEYMEGKELPGVKAINE
- a CDS encoding GNAT family N-acetyltransferase — encoded protein: MIKFITAGDVLAIRNEVLREGRLTLDECRFPNDDAPETFHLGYYVGEELACIASFHPMGYKDFVGKAYQLRGMATIDKYRGQGLGNQLVNFALVYMRGQKVNYCWCNARKKAVKFYKGLGFEVISDEFEVPGIGPHHAMYVKIQ
- the gap gene encoding type I glyceraldehyde-3-phosphate dehydrogenase; this translates as MRIAINGFGRIGRIFLRNILLKPGVEVVAINDLTDTRTLAHLFKYDSVHRGFKGEVSFGDDHLIVNGNTIKVYTEKEPANLPWAELNVDLVIESTGKFTSREGAEQHLKAGAKQVIISAPSGDKELPTTVLGVNDDVAHLVAPIISNASCTTNNVAAMIKVLEDNWGIVDGYITTVHSMTGDQNLHDAPHKDLRRARAASASIIPTTTGAAKAITNIFPRLNGKLGGAGIRVPVLNGSLTDFTCSLEKPATVAEINAAFKAAANGPMKNILEYTEDPIVSTDILDNPHSCIFDAQLTSVVGGLVKVVGWYDNEMGYSSRLADLVERINNLNLA
- a CDS encoding MraY family glycosyltransferase, which codes for MLISLVAMPSILHVARTRHLYDDLGHFRKQHDQGIPRLGGLAIFASFIITLLLFCITGQQLPLNCMLAACTVLFAMGLKDDLSGVNPSTKLLVQVVVSAILVIPGNIRLTSLYGVLGVFQLDYVYSVVFTILTIILLINAFNLIDGIDGLAATAGIIANLTFAILFVRIHQYELAGICLAMVGALLGFLRYNITPAKIFMGDTGSLMVGMVSVVMAIKFIEVNRTVDVALSHIYSVPALAVAILIVPIFDTLRVFTLRIMYGGSPFAADRNHVHHRILLLGFNHIQATLILATVNIISIALALLLTKFGNTTVILVIAAACMLFKWTITFLIRCKERHSYSFKNLFV
- a CDS encoding glycosyltransferase family 2 protein, which produces MLPLRYKIIGVTAIKISIITVCYNAGATIERCIQSVVNQQHPGLEYIVIDGGSTDHTLPIINKYRQYITRFISEPDGGIYQAINKGLELATGDVIGILNADDQFAAGDILKQVGNAFVTQHCDVVYGDIDFVNADGRVTRRWRSGGYRHGAFNRGWMPPHPSFYALKKLYDNFGPYSNNYGTAADYELMLRFIHTHQSSVYYLPRVMVCMQIGGASNGNLKKRILAWKNDYRAMKTHGILWPALVLIIKPLRKLKQYLS